From the Platichthys flesus chromosome 6, fPlaFle2.1, whole genome shotgun sequence genome, one window contains:
- the tspan18b gene encoding tetraspanin-18B produces MGQGEASARGTTMEGDCLSCIKYLMFVFNFLIFLGGSFLLGVGVWVLVDPTGFREIVAANPLLFTGVYIILGMGGMLFLLGFLGCCGAIRENKCLLLFFFMLILLIFLAELAAAILAFIFREHLTREYFTKELKRHYQGYNNTDVFTSTWNAIMSTFDCCGVNSPEDFKDSLFRLINQNHMVPEACCQRSSQTGEVAYISQEQCLSGNMMFRNNKGCYSAVVDYFELYIYVAGALAIVVLTIELFAMVFAMCLFRGIQ; encoded by the exons ATG GGGCAGGGAGAGGCTTCGGCGCGCGGGACGACCATGGAGGGGGACTGTCTCAGCTGCATCAAGTACCTCATGTTTGTCTTCAACTTCCTCATCTTC ttAGGGGGCTCGTTCCTCCTGGGAGTGGGAGTGTGGGTACTGGTGGACCCCACAGGGTTCAGGGAAATCGTGGCAGCCAATCCGCTGTTATTCACCGGCGTCTACATCATCCTGGGCATGGGAGGCATGCTGTTTCTCCTGGGCTTCCTGGGCTGCTGCGGAGCCATCCGCGAAAACAAGTGTCTGCTCCTCTTT TTCTTCAtgctcatcctcctcatcttcttagCAGAGCTGGCTGCTGCCATCCTGGCCTTCATATTCCGGGAACAT CTGACCAGGGAGTACTTCACCAAGGAGCTGAAGAGACATTATCAGGGCTACAACAACACTGACGTCTTCACCTCCACATGGAACGCCATCATGTCTACA tTTGACTGCTGTGGGGTGAACAGCCCAGAGGATTTTAAGGACAGCCTGTTCAGGCTGATCAACCAAAATCATATGGTGCCAGAAGCCTGCTGCCAGCGTTCCAGTCAGACCGGGGAGGTGGCCTatatcagccaggagcagtgcTTATCAGGCAATATGATGTTCCGCAATAACAAG GGTTGTTACTCCGCAGTGGTGGACTACTTTGAGCTGTACATCTATGTGGCCGGAGCGCTCGCCATCGTGGTTCTGACCATCGAG CTCTTCGCCATGGTCTTTGCGATGTGTCTCTTCAGGGGAATCCAGTAG